GGCGCGTCGGGCGGGGGCGCAGGCACGTGAAGCTTGCTGAAGCGGGCCACGAAGGGTGCCCCTTCATCCGGCGAGGGCATGAACACCGCGCCCGCCACATCTTCACTGCGCAAATCGATGGCCCAACGATCGTCATCGTTGCGCAGGGCGACCGACATCGTCTCGAGGGTCTGTCCCGCCACCCTCAGGCGCGAGATCTCGAGGGCCAGGGCGTTGAGGGGCGGGAGCGCGGGCGATGGTGCGCCGTCCACCGGCGCGGAGGCGACGGCGGGGCCAGCACCGGCGACGCGAGCGAGGACGGTGCCCCAACCGGTGAGGTCCAGCTCCTCGATGTCGCCCGACACCTCGATACCGCGCACGTCGGGCAGCACCGGTGCCGCGCCGCCGAAGGTCACGGCGCCCCGCTCGAGCGAAATCACGCCCTCAGCCAGGGCGCCATCGAGACGCGCGCGAAGCAGCTGCCCGATCGATAGGGCGAGGCTCGCCGCCCCGTCCCCGGCGTGACTGATCACCACCGAGGTGGGCAGGGCGTCGTCAGGCCCCTTGGTGAGCGGTGCCGGCAGGGCCATGCGGGCGCCCACGAGATCGGACTCGATCACCAGCGAGCGAACATCTTCGTTCGCCTGCGGCAATCTGAGGCTTGCCAGATAGTCCGTGGTGCCCTCGAGGTAACCGTCGGCATCCGGCAGGATTCCGCGGACCGCCTCAGCCGCATCGAAGCTGCCGCTCACCTCGAGCTGGGAGGTCACGGCCCTACCGTCCTGATCGTAGAGGGGCGTGAGGCGCACACCGACATCGCCGCCCAGCACGGCGCCGCGAATATCCTCGCCGGACAGGCCGTTGTCTCGGTCGTAGCGCAGGGTTCCCGCGAGCTGCTCCAAGGGCATCGGCAACCCTGCCAGTTGGATGAATCCCTCCTCGGCGTCGAGCTCAGCGAAGAAGGTGGCGTCCTCGCGCTTACGCAGGGGCAAGCTGAAGTCCAACAACACCTCGCCCCTACCGCGCACCTCCTCGAGGGGCTCAACGTGCGGGGAGAAGGGACTCGCGCGCAGGAAGTCGGTGAGCGCGGTGAGCGTGCCGCGCGTGCGGCTGCGGTACTCGAGTACACCCACTCGCAGGTCCGGTATCCCCACTTCGAGCGTACGCACCGAATTGCCCAACGTGCTCCCGGAGAACCCCTCCGCATCCAGGCGCACGTTGTCGAGCGCTATCACACCCGTTAGGTCAACGGCGTGCGGAAAGCCGTCGGCGTAGGCGAGCTCGACGTCCTGGATCTGCGCACGCACCAAGAACTCACCCTCGCCCCCGTCGAAGGGGAAGGCCTTCACGGGGCCGGTAAAGGCGATACTCGCCCTCGGCACGGTGCCACGCACCATGGAGGTCTCGAGCCAGCGGCCCACGCTTGGCGCCAGCACCAGCGACGGTACGTAGCGGCGAAACTCAGACATGTCTGCATCCGACATAGCGAGCTGGAGATCGAGGAAGGGGCCCGCGCCGGGCGCGTCGTCGCCAGATCCCTCGGGCGGCAGCCGTAACTCCGCCTTACCCTCCACGTCAAAGGCGTTGCTCCTGAGCACGATGTCCGGCGCCGTGACCGTGCGTCCACCTGCGCCATCGCCGGTCCACGAGAAGGTGCCCTGCGCGACCACCGCCGGCAGGGCCTGGCGGAACAAGCTCGGCGCTTCGATGACCAGCGCATCGCAATCCAGGGTCAGGCTGCCCTCATCGCCGCGCACGTTGAGCGATCCGCTCACGCCGCTGACGCCCGGTCGCTGATCGCTCACGGTGACCGCGAGTCCGTCGAAGCTCGCCGCCACCATGGGACCGTCCGGCGTCTCGCGCTCGAAGCGCAGCGCGGACAGTTCACCGCGGGGGGCCATGGCGAGCACCTGCTTAGGCAGCGGGGAGCGCTCGACGGGATCCAGCGACAGGGCCAGGGCCGCGAGGGGCAGGAGATCGTCGACGCGCACGTAGTCCGCGCGCGCCGCCCGCACGCCAGCGCCATCGAGTTCCACGGAGAAGCTGCTCTTCGGCCAGCGATGGCCGTCGCGCGCGAGCTCGACATCGCGCCCTAGCAGGGCCCAGCCCTGCGCTTGGGCACTCAGGTTGAAGCGTCCCGCCAGGCGGTCGTACTGCACCGCATGCTCGCCCTCCCCGGCGAGCAGCAGGTCGTCGAGATCCACCGTGAGACTGGCCTGCTCGATGCGCCCTCGATTCCGCGAGGCCCACATGGTGACGCTACCGATGCCGTGCAAGGCGGTCGGCTCCAGGCCGACCGTGGCACCGATTGCGCCGAGGTCCACCTGATTACCGCTCAGGAAGAACTGCCACCGTCCCTCGCGGGCGGCTTGGCTCAGCTCTCGCCCCTCCACCGAGAAGGAGACTTCACCGCCTTCACCGGGCGCCTGCAGCGCACCCTCGAGGAAGAGGGATCCACGCTCGTGGGCAAAGTCCAGATGCACGCCGGAGATGCGAGTCGGACCCGCCTCGGGGTCGTTGCGATCGTCGGTCACCACGATCGTGGCGTCGTCGATCGCCAAGCGCCCGCGGGGCAAGGCCTGGGCCCCACGCGGACGCGTGAGCACCACCTGATCAGATCGTTTGGCATTTGGCGCGACGGCGCGCCCCAGCACTTGCCAACCGCCCTCCTCGGAGCGGTGCTCGACATCGATGACCACCCCTTCGAGGCGCACATCGCCCGGCTTTACGGAGAAGTTGGTCAGTAACTCCATCATGTCGAGTGCGACGCTGCCCCGCTCGGCGCTGAGCAGCAGCGCCTCGCCGTCGGGCGACCAGAGCGCAGCGTCCTCGAACACCAGCTCAGGCCCCGAGAGCAGAGGCCAGCGTGCATCCAATTCGCTCAGGATGACGCGCACACCGAGCGCCTCGCCGGCCCACCCCTCGATCTGCGCGTGGTAGGCGGGCGCCAAGGGCAGGGCGAGGCGGAACAGGCCCACGAGCAAGGCGAGCCCGATCACCAGGGCGGCGATCGTGCGCACGGTCAGGCCGACGACCAGCGCGATCGGCCCGCGCTTCTTCTTGCGCGGCGCTTCGCCTGGCGAGTTGTTCGGTGTTTCGCTCAAGGCCGCCTCAGGAGGGCGAGCGCAAGGGCGCTACATGAGCACGACATCGTATTGGTCCTGCACGTAGCTATCCTCTTGCTGCAAGCGGATGGGGCGGCCCGTACCCTCTTCGAGCGCGGCCAGCGCGGAAGATTCTTCGTCCAAGAGCACTTCGATCACCTCGGCGCTGGCCAACAGCATGATCTCCTGGAAATCGAAGCTGTTCGACTGGCGTGCGATTTCGCGAAATATCTCGTAGCACACGGTCTGCGCGGTCTTGACCCGACCCTTGCCGTCACAGGTTGGACACGCCCCGCACAGCAGGTGTTCCAGGCTCTCGCGCGTGCGCTTGCGTGTCATCTCCACCAAGCCGAGGGGGGAGACCTCACAGATCTGCGTGCGCGCGTTGTCCGTGCTCAGGTGGCGTTCGAGCGAATGCATGACCTGGCGCTTGTGCTCCTGGTCCAGCATGTCGATGAAATCCACGATGATGATGCCGCCGAGGTTGCGCAGGCGCAGCTGTCGGGCGATCGCCTCGCTGGCCTCGAGATTGGTGCGGAAGATCGTCTCTTCAAGGTTGCGGTGACCGACGTAGGCGCCCGTGTTCACATCCACCGTGGTCATGGCCTCGGTTTGATCGATCACCAGGTGGCCACCGCTCTTGAGCGACACGCGCCTGTCCAAGGCCCGCTCCAGTTCGTCTTCCACACCGTAGAGATCGAAGATGGGCCGCGGGCCGTCGTAGTACTCGATACGCTCGCTGAGCTCCGGCGCAAAGGTGCGCGTAAAGCCAACCATCCGCCCATAGGCGGACTCGTCGTCCACCAGCACGCGCTCCATCTCAGAACCGAGCAAATCTCTTAGCAACCTGGATGCCAGCGGCAGATCCTCATGCACCAGCTCGCCGGGGGCCGTCTCGATCGCGCGCTGGGAGATCAGCCCCCAGAGTCGGCGCAAGAAAATCATGTCGGCCCGGAGCGCCTCGACGCTCGCTCCCTCGCCAACGGTGCGCACGATGTAGCCGCCGAGCTGCTCTCGCTCGCTCGCCACATTGACCAGGTCCCCCACCACCTCGCGCAAACGCTGACGCTCAGCCTCGTCTTCGATGCGCGACGACACGCCGATGCCCTGCCCCTTCGGCAGGTACACGAGGTAGCGCGAGGGAATCGTGATGTAGGTGGTCAACCGGGCGCCCTTGGTGCCTATCGGGTCTTTTAGGACCTGGACCAGGATCTCGCGCCCCTCGCTCACGAGTTCGCGAATGCTCTCGGCGCGAGGACTCTCGATACCGTCCTCATCCAGCTCCGGCGGCGCGATATCGGACGCGTGCAGGAAGGCCGTGCGCTCGAGGCCGATATCGATGAACGCGGCCTGCATCCCCGGGAGCACGCGCGAGACGCGGCCCTTGTAGATGTTGCTGACCAAGCCGCGATGGCTCGCCCGCTCGATGAACACCTCGTGCAACAGACCGTTCTCGAGCAGCGCGGCCCGGGTCTCGCGCGGGGCAACGTTGACCAGCACTTCCTTGGCCACCACGCGCCGACCACTCACGCCGGCGCCCCCGGTGACGATGGTGCTGGACGCGGTGGCACCGCGAACCGGCGGATTGGCGGGCGTATCAGACAACGTGCACCCCCACGGCCGCGAGCAATTTGACTGTCTCGAATAGGGGCAAGCCCATCACTCCCGAATAACTGCCGTCGATGCGCTCGATGAAGGCCGCGCCCAGCCCCTGGATCGCGTAGGCACCGGCCTTACCGTGCGGTTCCCCACCTTCCCAGTAACGCGCGAGCTCGCCATCGTCCAGCGGACGAAAGCGAACGTCGGTCACCGATGTCGCTTGGTGCACGGCGCCGGCCCGATCGCCCACC
This DNA window, taken from Pseudomonadota bacterium, encodes the following:
- a CDS encoding YhdP family protein, with translation MSETPNNSPGEAPRKKKRGPIALVVGLTVRTIAALVIGLALLVGLFRLALPLAPAYHAQIEGWAGEALGVRVILSELDARWPLLSGPELVFEDAALWSPDGEALLLSAERGSVALDMMELLTNFSVKPGDVRLEGVVIDVEHRSEEGGWQVLGRAVAPNAKRSDQVVLTRPRGAQALPRGRLAIDDATIVVTDDRNDPEAGPTRISGVHLDFAHERGSLFLEGALQAPGEGGEVSFSVEGRELSQAAREGRWQFFLSGNQVDLGAIGATVGLEPTALHGIGSVTMWASRNRGRIEQASLTVDLDDLLLAGEGEHAVQYDRLAGRFNLSAQAQGWALLGRDVELARDGHRWPKSSFSVELDGAGVRAARADYVRVDDLLPLAALALSLDPVERSPLPKQVLAMAPRGELSALRFERETPDGPMVAASFDGLAVTVSDQRPGVSGVSGSLNVRGDEGSLTLDCDALVIEAPSLFRQALPAVVAQGTFSWTGDGAGGRTVTAPDIVLRSNAFDVEGKAELRLPPEGSGDDAPGAGPFLDLQLAMSDADMSEFRRYVPSLVLAPSVGRWLETSMVRGTVPRASIAFTGPVKAFPFDGGEGEFLVRAQIQDVELAYADGFPHAVDLTGVIALDNVRLDAEGFSGSTLGNSVRTLEVGIPDLRVGVLEYRSRTRGTLTALTDFLRASPFSPHVEPLEEVRGRGEVLLDFSLPLRKREDATFFAELDAEEGFIQLAGLPMPLEQLAGTLRYDRDNGLSGEDIRGAVLGGDVGVRLTPLYDQDGRAVTSQLEVSGSFDAAEAVRGILPDADGYLEGTTDYLASLRLPQANEDVRSLVIESDLVGARMALPAPLTKGPDDALPTSVVISHAGDGAASLALSIGQLLRARLDGALAEGVISLERGAVTFGGAAPVLPDVRGIEVSGDIEELDLTGWGTVLARVAGAGPAVASAPVDGAPSPALPPLNALALEISRLRVAGQTLETMSVALRNDDDRWAIDLRSEDVAGAVFMPSPDEGAPFVARFSKLHVPAPPPDAPVLAMETTLQGPEPEPEAVDVSAMAGIELDPRRLPALVLEIDDFAWRQLNLGRVALEVQAVESGVRLPRLTVEGESYRLDGEGEWSARETGDQASSLTLAIASSDLLATLEQLGFAGSMSASAASLDANFRWQGPPGIVLDDRLAGEIAVKIESGQLLNVRPGAGKVFGLMSVAALPRRLELDFRDVFDKGLGFDEISGTFTIADGDAYTDDLQLLGQTADVRISGRTGLVSRDYDQTAVVLANVGSPLPVAGALAGGPVVGAALLIFTELMKEPLKDLSRTEYRITGPWAEPTVQRVALPNSRRDAAPSDADQGPAAPAPSGR
- the rng gene encoding ribonuclease G, which gives rise to MVAKEVLVNVAPRETRAALLENGLLHEVFIERASHRGLVSNIYKGRVSRVLPGMQAAFIDIGLERTAFLHASDIAPPELDEDGIESPRAESIRELVSEGREILVQVLKDPIGTKGARLTTYITIPSRYLVYLPKGQGIGVSSRIEDEAERQRLREVVGDLVNVASEREQLGGYIVRTVGEGASVEALRADMIFLRRLWGLISQRAIETAPGELVHEDLPLASRLLRDLLGSEMERVLVDDESAYGRMVGFTRTFAPELSERIEYYDGPRPIFDLYGVEDELERALDRRVSLKSGGHLVIDQTEAMTTVDVNTGAYVGHRNLEETIFRTNLEASEAIARQLRLRNLGGIIIVDFIDMLDQEHKRQVMHSLERHLSTDNARTQICEVSPLGLVEMTRKRTRESLEHLLCGACPTCDGKGRVKTAQTVCYEIFREIARQSNSFDFQEIMLLASAEVIEVLLDEESSALAALEEGTGRPIRLQQEDSYVQDQYDVVLM